A window from Mus caroli chromosome 2, CAROLI_EIJ_v1.1, whole genome shotgun sequence encodes these proteins:
- the LOC110290213 gene encoding olfactory receptor 1052-like — translation MADVNFTFVTEFILLGLTDRDELKVFLFILFLLIYVISLVGNLGMFMLIHITPKLHTPMYHFLRSLSFVDACYSSVFAPTLLLNFFVERETISFSACILQYFLFASLLTTEGFLLAAMAFDRYVAIVNPLTYTVVMTKLICVLLVLGSCLGGTITSLTHTIGLIKLSFCGPNVISHFFCDLPPLLKLSCSDTSMNELLLLVFSGVIAITTLLTVVLSYIFIVAAILRIRSAAGRHKAFSTCASHLTAVTLFYGSISFSYIQPSSQYSLEQEKVVSVFYTLVIPMLNPLIYSLRNKEVKDAVKRVIEIKHSLH, via the coding sequence ATGGCAGATGTCAACTTCACATTTGTTACTGAATTTATCCTTTTGGGACTGACTGATCGTGATGAACTTAAGGTGTTTCTCTTTATATTGTTCCTTTTGATCTATGTCATTTCCTTGGTGGGGAATCTGGGAATGTTTATGTTAATCCACATAACTCCTAAACTCCACACACCAATGTACCACTTCCTTCGTTCTCTGTCATTTGTTGATGCCTGTTATTCATCAGTATTTGCACCCACATTGCTACTGAACTTCTTTGTTGAAAGAGAGACCATCTCATTTTCTGCATGCATCctgcaatattttttatttgcatcaCTCCTTACCACAGAGGGCTTTCTGCTGGCTGCAATGGCTTTTGACCGTTATGTGGCCATTGTAAACCCTCTAACTTACACAGTGGTTATGACAAAATTAATATGTGTTCTGCTAGTGTTGGGATCATGCTTAGGAGGTACTATCACATCATTAACACATACAATTGGCTTAATAAAATTGTCCTTCTGTGGGCCTAATGTCATCAGCCACTTCTTCTGTGACCTTCCTCCCCTGCTGAAGCTTTCCTGTTCTGACACCTCCATGAATGAACTGCTGCTTTTGGTGTTCTCTGGAGTCATTGCCATAACTACACTTTTGACTGTGGTTCTCTCTTATATCTTCATTGTTGCTGCTATTCTGAGGATTCGTTCAGCAGCAGGCAGACACAAAGCCTTCTCTACCTGTGCATCCCATCTGACAgctgttactttattttatggtTCTATCAGTTTCAGTTATATTCAACCAAGCTCTCAGTACTCCTTAGAACAAGAGAAGGTGGTATCTGTATTCTATACACTGGTTATTCCCATGTTGAATCCATTGATTTACAGTTTAAGGAACAAAGAAGTAAAAGATGCTGTGAAAAGAGTTATAGAGATCAAACATTCTCTGCATTAA